The following coding sequences are from one Aliarcobacter skirrowii CCUG 10374 window:
- a CDS encoding AAA domain-containing protein: MDINKYLILINDVDKTEEIENFDVNKNKVDIVFKSNDTKYSYSLDKVKIIENPIEINLNSCIIFSNGKQLFKISKILDFKSHLRIFFEDGSCRLYDKKHIKIEKNSLNNNRINSVLEYLKSLAERLNNTDDKEEVGFLDKQYKKMTFISEDSVLSKYLSSGIIDTFVNRPTIIFPFGFNLSQEKAVKNALTNQISIIEGPPGTGKTQTILNILSNIIMQGKTVAIVSNNNAATKNVYDKLSSYDLSFISAFLGNKDNQEEFFNHQDSSYPNFVSEKTEVDFKKLYQEVSQDIKSLKEMLSTQNELALQKQLYEEFKVEKKHFLDYYEKKDKNMEHFKSFKKYDIDSLLSLWAEFESIQLLNKKITLLFKIKNLIKYRLFSFSIYKYPINSIIEYLQSLFYENKEIEITKQINTLENKLSNFDFENKMKLYTQKSMFLLKRFISNKYKFATKRTIFNSDVLWRDFRSFIEEYPIVLSTTHSLRNSTGNSYLYDYLIIDESSQVDVLSGSLALSCAKNVVIVGDLKQLPHVITNETKDLIQIVYNQYKVDEAYHYDNNLLLSISKIFKDVPKTLLKEHYRCNPKIIGFCNKKFYNDELIVLTKVKNENESPLVLFNTAEGNHARGKYNQRQIDVITNEILPNLNNSSIGIISPFRKQVNKINEEYKNNKEIEVDTVHKYQGREKNIIILSTVVTDEDDFADDMNLLNVAVSRAVDKLYVVVSDREKNQNMKDLVGYVKYYNCDIVESKIYSIFDLLYKSYSSHLNKYQQKYKNVSEHKSENLMSLIIDEVLKEDNFLHLDVVLHRQLRVIIKDFSLLNEEETKFVNNENTHIDFLVYSKINKQIVLAIEVDGYKYHEKNPIQLKRDQLKDGILKKYNIPIMRFSTTASQESKRLKDYLITLI; encoded by the coding sequence ATGGATATAAATAAGTATTTAATTCTAATAAATGATGTTGATAAAACAGAAGAGATTGAAAATTTTGATGTTAATAAAAATAAAGTTGATATTGTTTTTAAAAGTAATGATACTAAATATTCATATAGTTTAGATAAAGTTAAGATAATTGAAAATCCCATAGAGATAAACTTAAATAGTTGTATTATTTTTTCAAATGGTAAACAATTATTTAAGATAAGTAAAATTCTTGATTTTAAAAGTCATTTGAGAATTTTTTTTGAAGATGGTAGTTGTAGATTATATGATAAAAAGCATATTAAAATAGAAAAAAACTCTTTAAACAATAATAGGATAAATAGTGTATTAGAGTATTTAAAAAGTTTAGCAGAAAGATTAAACAATACTGATGATAAAGAAGAAGTTGGATTTTTAGATAAACAATATAAAAAAATGACTTTCATAAGTGAAGATAGTGTTTTATCTAAATATTTAAGTTCTGGTATTATTGATACTTTTGTAAATAGACCTACAATTATCTTTCCTTTTGGTTTTAATTTAAGCCAAGAAAAAGCTGTAAAAAATGCACTAACAAATCAAATAAGTATTATAGAAGGACCTCCAGGTACTGGTAAAACACAAACTATATTAAATATTTTATCAAATATTATAATGCAAGGAAAAACAGTTGCTATTGTTTCAAATAATAATGCAGCAACAAAAAATGTATATGATAAATTAAGTAGTTACGATTTGTCTTTTATATCAGCTTTTTTGGGTAATAAAGATAATCAAGAAGAGTTTTTTAATCATCAAGATAGCAGTTATCCTAACTTTGTAAGTGAAAAAACTGAGGTTGATTTTAAAAAACTATATCAAGAGGTAAGTCAAGATATTAAATCTCTTAAAGAGATGTTATCTACTCAGAATGAATTAGCATTACAAAAGCAACTATATGAAGAATTTAAAGTAGAAAAAAAACATTTTTTAGACTATTATGAAAAAAAAGATAAAAATATGGAACATTTTAAAAGTTTTAAAAAGTATGATATTGATTCTTTACTCTCTTTATGGGCAGAGTTTGAAAGTATTCAACTTTTAAATAAAAAAATAACGCTTTTGTTTAAAATAAAGAATCTTATAAAATATAGGCTCTTTTCTTTTTCAATTTACAAATATCCAATAAACTCTATAATTGAATATCTTCAAAGTTTATTTTACGAGAATAAAGAGATTGAAATAACTAAACAAATAAATACACTTGAAAATAAGTTATCAAATTTTGATTTTGAAAATAAAATGAAGTTATATACTCAAAAGTCAATGTTCTTATTAAAAAGATTTATTTCAAATAAGTATAAATTTGCTACTAAAAGAACAATTTTTAATAGTGATGTTTTGTGGAGAGACTTTAGAAGTTTTATTGAAGAATATCCTATTGTCTTAAGTACAACACATTCATTAAGAAACTCTACAGGAAATAGCTATTTATATGATTATTTGATAATAGATGAATCTTCACAAGTTGATGTACTTTCAGGATCTTTAGCTTTATCTTGTGCAAAAAATGTAGTTATTGTTGGTGACCTAAAACAACTACCTCATGTAATTACAAATGAAACAAAAGATTTAATTCAAATTGTTTACAATCAATACAAAGTTGATGAAGCCTATCATTATGATAATAACTTGTTACTATCAATTAGTAAAATTTTTAAGGATGTTCCAAAAACACTGTTAAAAGAACATTATAGATGTAATCCAAAAATCATAGGTTTTTGTAATAAGAAATTTTATAATGATGAGCTAATTGTTTTAACAAAAGTTAAAAATGAAAATGAATCACCTTTAGTTTTATTTAATACGGCAGAGGGAAATCATGCAAGAGGAAAATACAATCAACGTCAAATTGATGTAATTACTAATGAGATATTACCAAATTTAAATAATAGTAGTATAGGAATAATATCTCCATTTAGAAAACAAGTAAATAAAATAAATGAAGAGTATAAAAATAATAAAGAAATAGAAGTTGATACTGTACATAAATATCAAGGTCGTGAAAAAAATATAATAATTTTAAGTACAGTAGTGACTGATGAAGATGATTTTGCTGATGATATGAATTTGTTAAATGTTGCTGTTTCAAGAGCTGTTGATAAACTTTATGTAGTAGTTTCAGATAGAGAAAAGAATCAAAACATGAAAGATTTAGTAGGATATGTCAAGTATTATAATTGTGATATTGTAGAAAGTAAAATTTACTCAATATTTGATTTACTTTATAAAAGTTATTCTTCTCATCTAAATAAGTATCAACAAAAATATAAAAATGTATCAGAACATAAATCTGAAAATTTGATGAGCCTTATAATAGATGAAGTACTGAAAGAGGATAACTTCCTTCATTTAGATGTGGTATTACATAGACAATTACGAGTGATAATTAAAGATTTTAGTTTACTAAATGAAGAAGAAACTAAATTTGTAAATAATGAAAATACTCATATAGATTTTTTAGTATATAGCAAAATTAATAAACAGATTGTTTTGGCAATTGAAGTTGATGGTTATAAGTATCATGAAAAAAATCCAATTCAATTAAAGAGAGATCAATTAAAAGATGGAATTTTGAAAAAATATAATATTCCAATCATGAGATTTTCAACAACTGCAAGTCAAGAAAGTAAAAGATTGAAAGATTATTTAATAACATTAATATAA
- a CDS encoding AAA family ATPase, with protein MIISVCNEKGGSGKTTIALNIAVKLGLLKEDTLLIDADPQRSIEVFTNIRANENIDLIFNTVSKFGTSLGKEVKSLQNKYSSIVIDTGGRDSEEMRQALAISDLVIIPTLPSDLDIAVLNKMINLFNQAKAFNPNVKALITISKASPNPFLTKKIEDLKQYIKDKNLEDIKLCESVIYEREAYKNSFSNGLGILEFLDEKSKAYHDFNNFFDELVEYVNS; from the coding sequence ATGATAATTTCAGTTTGTAATGAAAAAGGTGGTAGTGGAAAAACTACAATTGCTTTAAACATTGCAGTAAAACTTGGACTTTTAAAAGAGGATACTTTGCTAATTGATGCAGATCCTCAAAGAAGTATTGAAGTATTTACAAACATTAGAGCTAATGAAAATATTGATCTTATTTTTAATACTGTTTCTAAATTTGGTACAAGCCTTGGTAAAGAAGTTAAAAGTTTACAAAATAAATACTCTTCTATTGTAATTGATACAGGCGGAAGAGATAGTGAAGAAATGAGACAAGCTTTAGCAATTAGTGATTTAGTAATTATTCCAACACTTCCAAGTGATTTAGATATTGCTGTTTTAAATAAAATGATAAATTTGTTTAATCAAGCTAAAGCTTTTAATCCAAATGTTAAAGCACTTATTACTATTTCAAAAGCTAGTCCAAATCCTTTCTTAACTAAAAAGATAGAAGATTTAAAACAATATATAAAAGATAAGAATCTTGAAGATATAAAACTTTGTGAAAGTGTAATATATGAGAGAGAAGCATATAAAAACTCTTTTTCAAATGGTTTAGGAATACTTGAATTCCTTGATGAAAAGTCTAAAGCTTATCATGACTTTAATAACTTCTTTGATGAACTAGTTGAATATGTAAATAGTTAA
- a CDS encoding plasmid mobilization protein, whose protein sequence is MKESIFKKNEKKSFAFVEDQVTQNSVNELDEFINSGRGQTKKVLNPKGRPKLEADELKQEQIVIYLTKEQKDEITKKAKQSSLSVSKYVMLKVFGIN, encoded by the coding sequence ATGAAAGAATCAATATTTAAGAAAAATGAAAAAAAATCATTTGCATTTGTTGAAGATCAAGTTACTCAAAATAGTGTAAATGAATTAGATGAATTTATAAACTCTGGAAGAGGGCAGACTAAAAAAGTTTTAAACCCAAAAGGTAGACCAAAACTTGAAGCTGACGAATTAAAACAAGAACAAATAGTAATTTACCTTACTAAAGAACAAAAAGATGAAATTACTAAAAAAGCAAAACAATCATCTCTAAGCGTTTCAAAATATGTAATGCTTAAAGTGTTTGGAATAAATTAA
- a CDS encoding helix-turn-helix transcriptional regulator, whose translation MNIEDIKNSILEELNDMKSENKNWLNTKELSKYLKVSINQLESWRREGFGPSYLRLGKRRILYTKIAVVDFIVSNQVKTM comes from the coding sequence ATGAATATCGAAGATATAAAAAATAGTATTTTAGAAGAGCTTAATGATATGAAGTCAGAAAATAAAAACTGGTTAAATACGAAGGAGTTATCAAAATATTTAAAAGTTTCTATCAACCAACTAGAGAGCTGGAGAAGAGAGGGTTTTGGACCATCATATTTAAGACTTGGAAAAAGAAGAATTTTATATACAAAAATTGCTGTTGTTGATTTTATAGTTTCAAATCAAGTAAAAACTATGTAG
- a CDS encoding replication initiation protein — translation MEIVHIREKDSKDLIYKSNNLINSKYNITLIQARYLGFVSSLINAYDDDFFTYSIRVQTILKFLDIDRKNLNWLSESLKQLLTTMICLQNREKVEEYTTFLSHFKLDKANDILEFSFHSSLKPHFLKLKNNFTKLKLEQYNKFESVYTLRFYEWLEYNFSLYDTYKNSKFKTIEITLDELLVKFTSSYNYKKKKFEIISSYNHYKNFKRKVLEVAKNELSTKSDIYFEYQEIKVNRAVESLVITIIKNEERSLKEFKEKKKKNLQSSTRHKQIAQEQIKRILARAKEIKDPLKYEQKLYQKFLKGTLKFDKDLQEINERLDKEIFDSI, via the coding sequence ATGGAGATAGTGCATATAAGAGAAAAAGATAGTAAAGATTTGATATACAAATCAAACAATCTAATAAATAGTAAATATAATATTACTTTAATTCAAGCTAGATATTTAGGCTTTGTAAGTAGTCTTATAAATGCTTATGATGATGACTTTTTTACTTATAGTATAAGAGTTCAAACTATTTTAAAATTTTTAGACATAGATAGAAAAAATTTAAATTGGTTGAGTGAGAGTTTAAAACAACTTCTTACAACAATGATTTGTTTGCAAAATAGAGAAAAAGTAGAAGAGTACACGACTTTTTTAAGTCATTTTAAACTTGATAAAGCAAATGATATTTTAGAGTTTAGTTTTCATAGCTCTTTGAAACCACATTTTTTAAAACTTAAAAACAATTTTACAAAGCTAAAGCTCGAGCAATATAACAAATTTGAGAGTGTTTATACTCTAAGGTTCTATGAGTGGTTAGAGTACAATTTTAGCCTTTATGATACTTATAAAAACTCAAAATTTAAAACTATTGAAATAACTTTAGATGAGTTATTAGTAAAGTTTACAAGTAGTTATAACTACAAAAAGAAAAAATTTGAAATTATATCAAGTTATAATCATTACAAAAATTTCAAACGAAAAGTTTTAGAAGTTGCAAAAAATGAATTAAGTACTAAATCTGATATCTATTTTGAATATCAAGAGATTAAAGTAAATAGAGCTGTTGAAAGCTTAGTAATCACTATAATTAAGAATGAAGAAAGAAGTTTAAAGGAATTCAAAGAAAAAAAGAAAAAAAATCTTCAAAGTTCTACCAGGCATAAACAAATAGCTCAAGAGCAGATAAAAAGGATACTAGCTAGAGCTAAAGAGATAAAGGATCCTCTGAAATATGAACAAAAACTTTATCAAAAATTTCTGAAGGGTACTTTGAAATTTGACAAAGATTTGCAAGAGATAAATGAGAGATTAGATAAAGAAATATTTGACTCAATTTAG
- the pyrF gene encoding orotidine-5'-phosphate decarboxylase has translation MSKDMKLCLSLDLESKEENLALVEKLKNFDMWLKVGFRTYLRDGKKFLEDLKAINPDFKIFLDLKLYDIPNTMADAAFDISKFGLVDMFNVHASAGIEAMKTVMNRIKDIPNRPLVLAVTALTSFDNESFKKIYGEDIDKKAREFAKNTFEAGLDGVVCSAFESLDIKNNTSKDFITLCPGIRPFGEDSGDQKRVADIKFSKDNLVDFIVVGRPIYKSENPELVVKKILENI, from the coding sequence ATGAGTAAAGATATGAAACTTTGCTTATCTTTGGATTTAGAGAGCAAAGAGGAGAATTTAGCCTTAGTAGAAAAGCTAAAAAATTTTGATATGTGGTTAAAAGTTGGTTTTAGAACATATTTAAGAGATGGAAAAAAGTTTTTAGAAGATTTAAAAGCTATAAATCCTGATTTTAAAATATTTTTAGATTTAAAGCTTTATGATATTCCAAATACTATGGCAGATGCTGCTTTTGATATCTCAAAATTTGGTTTAGTAGATATGTTTAATGTTCATGCAAGTGCTGGAATAGAAGCTATGAAAACAGTTATGAATAGAATCAAAGATATTCCAAATCGACCTTTGGTTTTAGCTGTTACAGCTTTAACTTCATTTGATAATGAATCTTTTAAAAAAATATATGGTGAAGATATAGACAAAAAAGCAAGAGAGTTTGCAAAAAATACATTTGAAGCTGGACTTGATGGTGTTGTTTGCTCTGCTTTTGAAAGCCTTGATATTAAAAATAACACTTCAAAAGATTTCATAACTCTTTGTCCTGGAATTCGTCCTTTTGGAGAAGATAGTGGTGACCAAAAAAGAGTTGCCGATATAAAATTCTCAAAAGATAATTTAGTAGATTTTATAGTTGTAGGAAGACCTATATATAAAAGTGAAAATCCAGAATTGGTAGTTAAAAAGATATTAGAAAATATATAA
- the nusB gene encoding transcription antitermination factor NusB gives MATRTQARESVIGLLYAYDLGNEEISKFVDDILEEKKIRNNQKEFALNLFNGTVKNIEKIDEEIIKYLTQGTIQDVGSVEKSILRLAIFEILFENLSKAIVINEAIELSKKLASDGAPKFINAILDQIKKA, from the coding sequence TTGGCAACAAGAACACAAGCAAGAGAGTCAGTAATTGGTCTTTTATATGCCTATGATTTAGGAAACGAAGAGATTTCAAAATTTGTTGATGATATTTTAGAAGAAAAAAAGATACGAAATAACCAAAAAGAGTTTGCTTTAAATCTTTTTAATGGAACAGTTAAAAATATAGAAAAAATAGATGAAGAGATTATCAAATATCTTACTCAAGGAACTATTCAAGATGTTGGAAGTGTAGAAAAATCTATTTTAAGATTAGCAATTTTTGAAATACTTTTTGAAAATCTATCAAAAGCAATAGTTATAAATGAAGCAATAGAGCTTAGCAAAAAATTAGCAAGTGATGGAGCACCAAAGTTTATAAATGCAATTTTAGACCAAATAAAAAAGGCTTAA
- the ribH gene encoding 6,7-dimethyl-8-ribityllumazine synthase encodes MRIIEGALRLRGNEKVAIINGRFNHIITDRLVEGAKDSFVRHGGIASNLDLILVPGAFEIPFALEKALASGKYDAVCCVGAVIRGATPHFDYISAEATKGIATVALKYGKPVSNGVLTTDTIEQAIERAGSKVGNKGAEAMVTIIEMLDLYSEMEK; translated from the coding sequence ATGAGAATAATAGAGGGAGCTTTAAGGCTAAGAGGAAACGAAAAAGTTGCTATTATAAATGGAAGATTTAATCACATAATCACAGACAGATTAGTTGAAGGTGCAAAAGATTCATTCGTAAGACACGGTGGAATTGCTTCAAACTTGGATTTAATCTTAGTTCCAGGTGCATTTGAGATTCCTTTTGCTCTTGAAAAAGCACTTGCAAGTGGAAAATACGATGCAGTTTGTTGTGTTGGAGCAGTAATTCGTGGTGCAACTCCTCACTTTGATTATATAAGTGCAGAAGCTACAAAAGGTATTGCAACAGTTGCTTTAAAATATGGAAAACCTGTATCAAATGGTGTTTTAACAACAGATACAATTGAGCAAGCAATTGAACGAGCTGGTTCAAAAGTTGGAAACAAAGGTGCTGAAGCTATGGTTACAATAATAGAGATGCTAGATTTATATAGCGAAATGGAAAAATAA
- the kdsA gene encoding 3-deoxy-8-phosphooctulonate synthase: MLTVMTGPCVLEDMDTVLKIAEKLRPLSLDKRVDFYFKASFDKANRTSLSSFRGPGLDEGLKIFEKIKKEFGYKVVTDIHESYQAAPAGEVMDILQIPAFLCRQTDLLVAAAKTKAKINIKKGQFLAADAMKHPVEKVLNTRGVSEVSYESSKEAGVWLCERGNTFGYGALVVDMRNLLLLRQYAPVIFDATHSVQIPSTGGTTGGNSSFVPYMARAAASVGVDGFFFETHIDPKTAKSDGPNMLHIDQLYKTMDEIFAIKEALGN; the protein is encoded by the coding sequence ATGTTAACAGTTATGACAGGACCTTGTGTTTTAGAAGATATGGATACAGTTTTAAAAATAGCAGAAAAATTAAGACCTCTAAGTCTTGATAAAAGAGTTGATTTTTATTTTAAAGCTAGTTTTGACAAAGCAAACAGAACAAGCCTAAGCTCATTTAGAGGTCCAGGACTTGATGAGGGTTTAAAAATATTTGAAAAAATCAAAAAAGAGTTTGGATATAAAGTGGTTACTGATATTCACGAATCATATCAAGCAGCTCCTGCTGGAGAGGTTATGGATATACTTCAAATACCTGCTTTTTTGTGTCGTCAAACAGATTTGCTTGTAGCTGCTGCTAAAACAAAAGCAAAAATAAATATAAAAAAAGGTCAGTTTTTGGCAGCAGATGCTATGAAACACCCTGTAGAAAAAGTATTAAATACAAGAGGAGTAAGTGAAGTAAGTTATGAAAGTAGCAAAGAAGCTGGTGTTTGGCTTTGTGAGAGAGGAAACACTTTTGGATATGGTGCTTTGGTTGTAGATATGAGAAATCTGCTACTTTTAAGACAATATGCTCCTGTGATTTTCGATGCAACTCATAGTGTACAAATTCCAAGCACTGGAGGTACAACTGGTGGAAATAGCTCATTTGTACCATATATGGCAAGAGCGGCTGCTAGTGTTGGAGTTGATGGATTTTTCTTTGAAACACATATTGACCCAAAAACAGCAAAAAGTGATGGACCAAATATGCTTCATATTGATCAACTTTATAAAACTATGGATGAGATTTTTGCTATTAAAGAGGCTTTAGGAAACTAA
- a CDS encoding DMT family transporter: MEENVNKAIKYMILASFLFALMGIMAKELSDNLSTIQIVFFRNVFGVFIILYSIYKSPLKQIGGKFWLLIFRGVAGFLALLFFFYNIANIPLGEAMTFSKTSTIFTALLAYFFLKEQIGLKGWIGVFIGFIGILFIAEFDGSSLEKTDYLGILSGVGAALAYTSIRELRRFYDGRAIVLSFMAVGTILPLIFMIISEFYTNSKLDFMLGTFVMPQSKDWIFIFFLAIFSTYAQIYMTKSYSLAKAGIVSTVSYSNIAFSIVLGLFVGDAFPSFIVFLGIILIVLSGFLVSKK; this comes from the coding sequence TTGGAAGAAAATGTAAATAAAGCTATAAAATATATGATTTTGGCCTCTTTTTTATTTGCACTTATGGGAATTATGGCAAAAGAGCTAAGCGATAATCTATCTACAATACAGATTGTATTTTTTAGAAATGTTTTTGGAGTTTTTATAATACTTTATTCAATTTATAAATCTCCACTAAAACAGATTGGTGGAAAGTTTTGGTTACTTATTTTTAGAGGAGTTGCTGGGTTTTTGGCACTACTATTTTTCTTTTATAATATTGCAAATATACCTTTGGGTGAAGCTATGACTTTTTCTAAAACTTCTACAATATTTACAGCACTTTTGGCATATTTTTTCCTAAAAGAGCAGATTGGACTTAAAGGTTGGATTGGTGTATTTATTGGATTTATTGGGATTTTATTTATTGCCGAGTTTGATGGAAGTAGCTTAGAAAAAACAGATTATTTAGGAATTTTATCAGGTGTTGGAGCAGCACTTGCATATACTTCAATACGAGAACTTAGAAGATTTTATGATGGAAGAGCCATAGTTCTATCTTTTATGGCAGTTGGTACAATTTTACCTTTGATTTTTATGATAATAAGTGAATTTTATACAAACTCAAAATTGGATTTTATGCTTGGAACTTTTGTAATGCCACAATCAAAAGATTGGATTTTTATATTTTTTCTTGCTATTTTTTCAACTTATGCACAAATATATATGACAAAATCATACTCTCTTGCTAAAGCTGGAATTGTAAGCACGGTTTCTTATAGTAATATAGCCTTCTCAATCGTTTTGGGGCTTTTTGTAGGAGATGCTTTTCCATCTTTTATAGTATTTTTAGGTATAATATTAATCGTTCTTAGTGGATTTTTAGTAAGTAAAAAATAA
- the murA gene encoding UDP-N-acetylglucosamine 1-carboxyvinyltransferase gives MDYLKIVGNKKLSGDISISGAKNAALPLIAATILAKNETIIDNLPNVADINTFLKLIKMLGGSFTQDKNRAVIDTSTITNTTATYDIVKTMRASILVLGPLLARFGHCEVSLPGGCAIGQRPVDLHLKAMEAMGAKIEILQGYIKATAPNGLKGAKIVFDKVTVGGTENTVMAAALASGVTTIINAAKEPEIVQLCEVIASAGVKIDGIGTSKITIEGTGGKLLDIKPFSVIPDRIEAGTYMCVAAITNQKLTIKNIFPAHLEAVISKLEEMNFEIEIKENELTIFPTSKIKPVNIITTEYPGFPTDMQAQFMALATQAEGTSTIDERLFENRFMHVSELLRMGADIQLNGNIATINGKKDSLSGTDVMATDLRASSALVLAALVAQGETNIHRIYHLDRGYENLEGKLRDIGADIKRLKEPK, from the coding sequence ATGGATTATTTAAAAATTGTTGGAAACAAAAAATTAAGTGGAGATATCTCTATTTCAGGAGCAAAAAATGCTGCTCTTCCTCTAATAGCAGCTACAATTTTGGCAAAAAATGAAACTATCATAGACAATCTTCCAAATGTAGCTGATATAAATACTTTTTTGAAGTTAATAAAAATGCTAGGTGGAAGTTTTACTCAAGATAAAAATAGGGCAGTTATAGATACAAGCACTATTACAAATACAACTGCAACTTATGATATTGTAAAAACTATGAGAGCTTCTATTTTGGTTTTAGGTCCACTATTGGCTAGATTTGGGCATTGTGAAGTTTCACTTCCAGGTGGTTGTGCAATAGGTCAAAGACCCGTTGATTTACACTTAAAAGCTATGGAAGCTATGGGAGCAAAAATTGAAATACTTCAAGGATATATAAAAGCAACTGCACCAAATGGATTAAAAGGTGCAAAAATAGTTTTTGATAAAGTTACAGTTGGTGGAACTGAAAATACAGTTATGGCAGCTGCTTTAGCTTCTGGAGTTACAACTATAATAAACGCAGCAAAAGAGCCAGAGATTGTTCAATTATGTGAAGTAATAGCAAGTGCTGGAGTAAAAATAGATGGAATTGGAACTTCTAAAATTACAATAGAAGGAACAGGCGGAAAACTTCTTGATATAAAACCATTTAGCGTAATTCCTGATAGAATAGAAGCTGGAACTTATATGTGTGTTGCTGCTATTACAAATCAGAAACTAACAATTAAAAATATTTTTCCAGCTCATCTTGAAGCTGTTATTTCAAAGCTTGAAGAGATGAATTTTGAAATAGAGATAAAAGAGAACGAACTTACAATATTTCCAACATCAAAGATAAAACCAGTAAATATTATAACAACAGAGTATCCAGGATTTCCAACAGATATGCAAGCTCAGTTTATGGCACTAGCAACTCAAGCTGAAGGGACTAGCACAATAGATGAGAGACTTTTTGAAAATAGATTTATGCATGTTAGTGAACTACTTAGAATGGGTGCAGATATTCAGTTAAATGGAAATATAGCAACTATTAATGGAAAAAAAGATTCTTTAAGTGGAACAGATGTTATGGCAACAGATTTAAGAGCATCTTCAGCCTTAGTTCTAGCAGCACTTGTTGCTCAAGGAGAGACAAATATTCATAGAATTTATCATCTTGATAGAGGTTATGAAAATCTTGAAGGAAAGCTAAGAGATATAGGTGCAGATATAAAAAGGCTTAAAGAGCCAAAATGA
- a CDS encoding HNH endonuclease has protein sequence MIKKIKSLFSKSDDLEKYEIFVNLLKNYLENYYPKILFDFSNKNRLKKEFNLDLQKSFLIESLIKQFIEFDYKKITQNSVKRELTWEGYGLNSTPNKKVPNDFIRRKELVFYRDKSTCNRCGTVMERLSQASFCFVKEIEDGGGYNIENIILLCSSCNQVVNNFKDNYNEMELIFRDKLYEFIS, from the coding sequence ATGATAAAAAAAATAAAATCTCTATTTTCTAAAAGTGATGATTTAGAAAAATATGAGATTTTTGTAAATCTTTTAAAAAACTATTTAGAAAATTACTATCCAAAAATACTATTTGATTTCTCAAATAAAAATAGATTAAAAAAAGAGTTTAATTTAGATCTTCAAAAGAGCTTTTTGATTGAATCTTTAATCAAACAGTTTATTGAGTTTGATTACAAAAAAATAACACAAAATAGTGTAAAAAGAGAACTTACTTGGGAAGGGTATGGTTTAAACTCAACACCTAATAAAAAAGTTCCAAATGATTTTATAAGAAGAAAAGAGTTGGTTTTTTATAGAGATAAATCAACTTGCAATCGTTGTGGAACTGTTATGGAAAGATTAAGTCAAGCATCTTTTTGCTTTGTAAAAGAGATAGAAGATGGTGGTGGTTATAATATTGAAAATATAATTTTACTTTGTAGCAGTTGCAATCAAGTTGTAAACAATTTTAAAGATAATTACAATGAGATGGAGTTGATATTTAGAGATAAACTATATGAATTTATTTCATAA